atacgccatttatgaatgaacaattatatctatttacaccctatttcatatacaccatttagttatatttcattttcaatcataatattgcaaatactataaaatcatacacataaaaatcatattttaactaagtcaaaatatttgtaatattaaccaaaaattatacaaaatcatgtgcagtcataatatttcaagtactataaaatcatacacataaaaattatattttaactaagtcataacactttcttcatttAGCTTTTGCACTAAGGCTTGAAGGTCATCTTGTGTGACACCTTTTAAGGTGGAGTTTGAACTTTTTCCAAAGAACTTCTTAAAGCCGACACCCCTAGGAGCAGTGCGGATCCGACCGGGACGTTCACTTGACCCAATCGCAGTAGTTAATATGTCTTCCCGTTCTTCAAATTAAATACCGCCTTGCGTACTCTTTTCCACTAAATCACCCTAAAATGTTAAAATACATACACATGATATAAAATGAATATTAAGTtataaatgaaattgaaatttagAAAGAACTTTTCAATACTTACAACCatggaagctgtcataccccaaatttgtcccaccctttaacttctaactggcttaggctttgcatccatcccttaggtcataatccatatccatgcattcatatcataggtgttattcagaggctagcaagaaaagctccattgcaaagaagtttgatcaaagaatgagaagactgaggtataatcacgtggctctatgttcattgaagtcctcctggattggggtgtctctctgcttcaaatcaggactttggttagagggtacaagcttgcaaatcatctggttctttaaatcagagtttctttgaccaaagtcaaccagttgactttctggttaaCGTTTAATCAgaaatggcttctatgtgtggaaaagttCTCATATTGACtaggtggatgtgtttgtttgactgtaatcgactggaggagatttaatcgggaatttcatcaatagtcggaaaaatcgggacagttgacttttggggtcaaaatcagaagaattattcaaatattgacttttggtggaagattaatcaagaaaagtcgaggaacggataaaatcaggagtttgtcaaaaggttgccaaaaatagaaaaatgacaaaaatggaaagtttcatacttagaatttttttgaggttttaaatcttgatggacagtccacttcagcactgagttacacgtggcaaatgacattttttggagaaatgtccaacatcaaagttgttcctctcatggaggagaacaactttgtagttggacactttttcatttgaagcttgtatgaagagataaagtggtgtgaaatttctgaaaactcatttgaACCAAGTCACAACCCAGGTCATAGGCCAAGTCACGACCTGGCATTTCATCAAGCACGTGGTATGCCAAATCTCAAGCTAAGTCtagagctctacaaaaatgccatgGAAGTAAACTTAGTATGCTTccattctttgccatgtcctctatgtaATGAAACAAGATTTGAGTCAATTGAGTGAATATTGAATCATTTATGAATGTTCAAAGTCTAGCCCTTGCCATGTTACACACTGCCAGGGGCGCAAGCCAGAATCCTGAGTCACACGCATGCATTTaatcaaacacatggtgggctgaCTTTGAAGCCAATTGTGGAGGCCTATGAGTTGCCATTGAGGTCCAAATTGATATCAAACCGTTCTTTGCCACATCCTCTTTCTAATGAACCATGGAGTACGTTGATTGAATATATGACGAGTAATACATGGAGTTCTAAAGTGGCACTCTTGCAAGTGTTTGTTGGGACAAAGGTATAGGTCAAGACTCAAGCTACACGCCCAGGCATtcatatattttgaatcattatGTTTGCAAGCTTTTTCACTCCACTTACAAACCTCGTCTCAATAAGTCTCAAACATCAAAACTCATCAATCATATGCCCTCTTCATATTGCATTTGAGTTTGAAACGGATGGTGTTCTATGGAGGGAGATATAATCACACAAAGTGGGGCATGGACATGATGTCATGGCTGCTACATAGAAGCCATTATCATTACTATATAAAGCCATGCACATGCTGCATTTAGAAAAAGCTCACAAAGAACCACACTCCAAGTGCACAAAACTTGCTTGGTAAGTGTCATCCCGAGTCCCACACCCGAGAGAATTGCAAGGTGACACACTATTGCTTATGCACAAAAAAAAGTCCCACTCTAAGAACCTCTCCAAAAATCACAAGTCCCTTGCCCTATAAAAACAGGTTCACACCTTCACTCATTTTTTGGACGACTCTCTCAttctctcatttttctcaaaatcCTCTCATCACTCTCCTTCCACTCCTATCCTCTCTCCCCTCTCATTCCTTTCTCTCTCCACCTTCCCTCCTCATCTCCACCACCCACTGCCACCGTAACAAACCGTAACAAACTTTTCCGGCCACCCTAACTGACTGCACTAACTAACTTCGGCCACCACACTTCGTCACCATATTCAAACCACCACAACCACCACCATGAGTCTTCTTCATTCTATAGCCATCACCATGGAGTTCGGTCACTGAACAGCATCATCATCTTCTCTCCGTAGCGTCCACCCTCTCAGAGATTCGTCATCAACTTGTAGCAAACCAGATAAGGATTCGGAATCTCCATCATCCTGAGTTTACTTCTCAGGATCTATATCCGCTTCACTCGAACGACTACGTCAAGATCCGTCAGAAGTGCTCCGAAGCTTCTCATCCAAGGCTCCCTCAGGTAAGCTTCTTAAACACCTTATCTGCATTTAGGTGCATGTTGTAAGACATTGTTAATATGCTTAACGCTACTGTGCTCAATGAGAATGTGTGACGTTCGTTATGTGAGGATCTTTTTCTTTGAAATCGGTTAAGGTGATAGTGTAGTACGTTGAATGTTTGTTTCTTGGATATGAACTCTAGATTCTACGAGAAATCCATTGACGTGCTCAGTTTCAATTTTGGTGAAGTTGGTGATAGTTAGGGTTTTAAGTTTGCAATCGATTCAAGTGTTAGAGGAAGATTCAATGAAAACTAAGGCCAGATCCTTGATCAGTGCAAAAATCTGAGTCGGATGATGTTACTTTCTTGTATTTCTGGAATTTTGTTTGTGTTTCCGCCGCCGGAGTGGCCGGAGAGGACGACCGGAGTTGGCATCTCCGGCGTCTGTGTATTCCAAGGACTCTCCCTCCGCTTGCGTACGTGGCGCGACGCCATTGGTCCTCATTCCCATTCTTTTGCGTTTTGGCTGTATCCAAATGATGAGAGGGTTGTGTGTCGCGTTTTGATTGGCTGCCATATTAGTTTTGTCATCTTGTGATTTAAAATACACTTGACCGATTGATAATGGTGTTGCATGCATGTCACGTTAAATAACCATATGCTAAAATTGATCACATGCTGAAATGacaatgaaataaaaatgatgaaaaattaGAATGGTTTGTGAAATGTTTGGGCCATGGATGTGAGTTGCGTTTGGGCCCTCGCTCATTTTCAGAATCACACCCAATGCCTTGCTGATGCACCATCACACCATGTAATTGGGCCATGAGCGTTACTGCTCTTTGCACCCCTCTGATTGGGCCCAGTTTACTTCATAACTTGATTTTAGTCCATTAGAAAGTTACTGATGCACCCCCTGGTAGTTTTATTCTAGTTTTcgctttaattttgttttcttttgctttttaacTCATAATTCCTATTTTTACTCAAATAAAAAGTACATAAAAAATGGTTTTAGGTATTTTAGAGTGTGTGAATAATTGACtcgatttttgttgttttttagttGTTTTAAAACCTTTAATAAATCATCCTTTACAATATCTTGAattctcttttgtttttgagcttccttgtaaataattctctaatagacttaggatttaatttttagtctcgctttttgtatagaattaacggatgtatgtgtgcttgtgagtatcatttgtttgccataattctcaattttatttgtcgcatattgattttcttttaccTATTCCGTGTATAGCTTTTTGTTAATAAATGGTATAGTTTTACTTTTTAactcccttgtatagacaacttagattagaaattagatatagttccctattgcattctcttttttcttttcgaccttttaaaatacttaatagaaaccgatgaagatcataccgttgctttatttcatggtaggaaagaaatgattgaggtgtaggcctcgatgtaagttctttcctacttaaacggagaagaaatgattgaggtgtgaagcctcggtgtatttcttaaccgttatttagagaaacgattgtggcgtaggcctcgatgtgcattctctaaatattcataaaaaactctttttgtatctcttttacttagcggagaagaaatgattgaggtgtgaagcctcgatgtatttcttaaccgttatttagagaaacgattgtggcgtaggcctcgatgtgcattctctaaatatgcaaaacaaaactctttttggtatgatctaagtcacaaattaaaatccccataaaaaacaccaaccaaaaacacttcaaaaaacctaataaatgttcagacttaaaacaaaagtgaggaagtgatgcgagaccttgtagtgggttctcgtcatcatggaattacccttaaaagatacaaaccaatctctttttctcctttctaagggcattgttatctccgctccattgcatcctaggctgtccccttatgcaagagcgtgagcgttaacgccgcccaattaaaaaacacaaaaacaaacagaaaatctttagccgagctacggtaactctgattcctgaaaaggatacgtaggcagcggggtagggcccgtgcgagtacaattctttattttccctacattctgcattcatttcgcatttaggtttagacatagatacacccattagatagaaacaaacataggtggataccatcgagtacgatgggcgcgaggggtgctaataccttccccttgcgtaaccgactcccgtaccttgattctctggtcgcaagaccctgttcctttttttgttaggtttcctgatattcctttcccttatgggataaatatattggtggcgactctgttcatttttcgcgagcgtgcgacagctggcgactctgctggggatgttgctagacctgttgctggtccatccttagcgagtcgatcctagcctgcgtttgtttgtttatttactgggtgtttatttgtttttatgtctataccttgtatatatgtttgcatgtttatttttttctgcttgcatatcatgtttatttctgtttgcacatcatgcatatggattatattctgtgttccttggggtcttctgttctgttttgcaggttgggtgggattgcttctatgaggtaaaaggcccaatacccaggccagagtgacacataggatacctaggatagagtggatagtcatgacgccgatgagatgtcaggtcttgtctagtgcgatcatgagacccacgcccagtcgaggtccaaatggggtatcattgttggcatgtagatgcaacaacattggtgcctcaggaggactgataacgctggttgccattttgacctaccttgacctagactacacccgtgagtggggagggatatacatgacaggtaccgttggtgactatttggttctgttggtgactatttggtTCTGTTGTTGACTATTTGGTCCTATTGATGATTATGGTTCTTCTGGTTCTCTGATCTATGCCGGACTTTTGATCCTATGATATCTTCTTGCTCAGAATTATTGCCTTGGTCCCTCTATGTCGTGGGGACCCAAtctgcatcattttcatcatggcatgtttacatttcaaaaaaaaaaaaaaaaaaaaaaaagaaaaaaagaaagaaaaaagaaagaaaaagaaaaaaaaagaggttAATTCTCATTTGCATgtcatttttcagggtatccagaAAATATCAATTTCCGTCAAGAATGGATAACAACGTGACCACCAACCGAGAAACTACGAGGAGCACACACACTTATACTTTCCATCGCGAGGGTATGGTTCAATTGGGACAATTGGGTGAATTGGTCACTGGTCATAATGAAACAGTGTTCAGTGGCAACTATGGCAACATATTATCTCTTCTGTATTCGCGTGTCGACGAATGGGCCTTatctactcttcttcagttctacGACCCAGATATCCGTTGTTTCACATTTTCAGATTATCAGCTAGCTCCCACTCTCGAAGAGTACTCTTACCTCCTcaacatcaagattcaacacagagTGCCTTTTGTTTGTGTCCCAGAGAAACCTAGGTTGGATTacattgccaacgctctttatttgagcttggGGGATGTTCATGATAACTGGAAGAAGAAGGGTGATACTCATGGCTTCCACATGAGTTTCCTGGTTGAAAAAGCTCAAGAATTTGCCGACAAAGGAATTTGGGAGGCTTTCAATGCTATTTTGGCCGCTCTGATCTATGGAATTGTGATGTTTCCcaacattcacaagttcgttgattTGGCTGCTGTATGTCTTTTTATGGACAAGAATCCAATACCCACCCTATTGGCTGACACATATTATTCCATTCACTCTCGGCATGGTAAAAGAGGGGCTATTAGAGGTTGCTTGCCGCTGTTATATAAATGGTTCAAATCTCACTTGCCTGCTAGTGGTCCGTTTGTTACCTCTACTCAGAAATGGTCTCAGAGAATCATGGGACTTACTGCAAACGACATCGTATGGTATCAATTCCGAACAGGCATATCTGAAGTCATTATCAGGTGCGGAAACTTTGGTAACGTCCCGCTCATTGGGACAAGAGGATGTATTAACTACAACCCAGTTCTAGCCCTTCGTCAGTTGGGCTATACCATGAAGAGTGGGCCTTCGGATAGGGAGATTTACCAATCCGTATACTTTGAGAAAGGAGCTGACCCTGTAGCACTTGAGGAAATCAGGAAAGCCTGGAACAACATTCATATAGGTGAGAGATCCACTCTGGGAGCCAAGAATGCCATTGCTATGGAGCCCTATACCGATTGGGTTAAGGAGAGAGTCAAGACACTTCTGTTACCATTCCCGAGGGTCCCTCCCTTATATGCACAACCTCCGAAGATATCAGAAACTATGGTATCAAGGGAACGTTTTGACCAGGTCCGCGTCGCCAATTTGAGACTGAAAGAGAAAGATAGGGATATGGATTTGAAGCGCTATTTCCTTAAGCAGACAAAGAATGAACTGGCCCGTGAACTTAAAACTCTCAAAGGAGAGTCTTCTCAAGCCAGGAAGAGGGTTAGAACTGAAAAGGACGGAAAAGCTGTTGTCGCTCCTACTGAAGATCCTCAAAAGGTTATAGAAAAGGCTataaaggaagaaaaagagaagCTCAGACGAGAGTATCAAGAAGACCTGAAAGCCCACAAGCTCCGACTGGAGAAAGAAACCAAGTATGAGTTGAGGACCATGaagaagaaactggaagaagagaccactcagagaatagcagttgagacccaactgaaaggaagtcacctccgcaccgcccgactagctgaagagaatgtcaagctCAGAGATCAAATGATGAGTGAAGCAAATGCGCTTGAGAAGACCTATATCCCAGAATGCAAAGGGTGTGATGAACTCAGGGATTGCTGCAAGAATCTAGACACACAGTTATTCCGAAAGGATGAAGTGATCCAAAGCCTTGTCAAAGGAAGAGATCGGGAGACGACTAAGAAGATATTTGACGAAACAAAGAAGTGGAGTGACGCCCATTTCAGACAAGGAGGGCCTTTGTTCTACATTGAGATGAATTGATAATTGAATTTATTTGTAGATCACCACCAgatttgttggatggggtctctattgctctttatattgaaACATTGTTATTTGTGTTTGAACCTACTCGCCTCAGGGGGCTATTATGAATGAAATGAACTGCTTTCCGTTTTCACTTGATATCTCTCTCATCACGTTGTTATTTGTTCTTGACTATCAATCTTACTTTGGATACCCTGAAAATGACACAacacatcatatgcacacatgcactcatacattcacattatcacattgcatttttcaggttattgcacaagaaactaattggggtccttttcagcaacagatttctttcccgacgacgaagctgactttcttacatccttaccgcaccaggagtaacgagagaatcatggaacaatttgaacagaatcaagctgccctccgtagggatatggatgttatgggggaaagaatggcccaacttatggagactctccatgccgttgttcaaggacaggatgaactcagaaagagtgtcgctagtttggtcaaagatactcctaccaattctgctgacggaggggtgaaaactaaagagactcctattaatgagacgCTTAAGGTggtggacgaccaccatgaggttattgatcttgaacatgatctcactactgagttgaccgagactgctaagatgtaccaagctctcgaagaacgccttaaggctgttgaggttgctaaaacttcgagtttcgacactgctgctatgtgcttggtacctgggattgttattcccccgaaattcaaagtgccagattttgataaataca
The Vicia villosa cultivar HV-30 ecotype Madison, WI unplaced genomic scaffold, Vvil1.0 ctg.005011F_1_1, whole genome shotgun sequence DNA segment above includes these coding regions:
- the LOC131642437 gene encoding uncharacterized protein LOC131642437; protein product: MDNNVTTNRETTRSTHTYTFHREGMVQLGQLGELVTGHNETVFSGNYGNILSLLYSRVDEWALSTLLQFYDPDIRCFTFSDYQLAPTLEEYSYLLNIKIQHRVPFVCVPEKPRLDYIANALYLSLGDVHDNWKKKGDTHGFHMSFLVEKAQEFADKGIWEAFNAILAALIYGIVMFPNIHKFVDLAAVCLFMDKNPIPTLLADTYYSIHSRHGKRGAIRGCLPLLYKWFKSHLPASGPFVTSTQKWSQRIMGLTANDIVWYQFRTGISEVIIRCGNFGNVPLIGTRGCINYNPVLALRQLGYTMKSGPSDREIYQSVYFEKGADPVALEEIRKAWNNIHIGERSTLGAKNAIAMEPYTDWVKERVKTLLLPFPRVPPLYAQPPKISETMVSRERFDQVRVANLRLKEKDRDMDLKRYFLKQTKNELARELKTLKGESSQARKRVRTEKDGKAVVAPTEDPQKVIEKAIKEEKEKLRREYQEDLKAHKLRLEKETKSPPDLLDGVSIALYIETLLFVFEPTRLRGLL